The following coding sequences are from one Bacteroidota bacterium window:
- a CDS encoding dihydroorotase has translation MNSFIIRNAQVINEGKIFSGDVLIRGNRIERIDTSFDVKFKVAEIDATGLYLMPGIIDDQVHFREPGLTHKATIYSESRAGVAGGVTSFMEMPNTNPPATTIALLEDKYTIASNTSLANYSFFMGTNLRNLDELMKVDKTKVCGIKIFMGSSTGDMLVDDPDILDKIFSACNDILIATHCEDDRLVKERTEEYKKEYGENIPFECHAEIRNETVCLNSSAFAVNLAKKHNSRLHVLHISTAEELNLFRNDIPLKDKRITAEVCVHHLWFDKSDYASLGSKIKCNPAIKEARHKAALFQAMLDDRLDIIATDHAPHTMEEKNNTYLKAPSGLPLIQHALNMMLEFYHDGKISLEKIADKMCHKPAECFQIKDRGYVREGYYADLALIDIHKTWKVNQENILYKCKWSPFEGKEFRGKVEKTFVNGNLVYDQGLFTESIKGERLAFDRK, from the coding sequence ATGAACAGCTTTATCATCAGAAATGCACAAGTAATTAATGAAGGAAAGATTTTTTCCGGCGATGTTTTAATCCGAGGAAATCGAATTGAAAGAATAGACACTTCCTTTGATGTGAAATTTAAAGTGGCGGAAATAGATGCTACTGGTTTGTATCTCATGCCCGGTATTATTGATGATCAGGTTCATTTTCGAGAGCCGGGTTTAACGCACAAGGCCACGATTTATTCAGAGTCACGAGCCGGAGTGGCCGGTGGGGTTACTTCGTTCATGGAAATGCCCAACACTAATCCTCCCGCCACGACCATTGCTTTGTTGGAAGACAAATACACCATCGCTTCCAATACATCATTAGCCAACTATTCTTTTTTCATGGGCACTAACCTGCGGAACTTGGATGAGTTGATGAAGGTGGACAAGACAAAAGTTTGCGGCATTAAGATTTTTATGGGTTCTTCTACCGGTGATATGTTGGTAGATGATCCGGATATTCTGGATAAAATATTCAGCGCTTGTAATGATATATTGATTGCTACCCATTGCGAAGATGACCGGCTGGTGAAAGAAAGAACCGAAGAATACAAAAAGGAATACGGCGAAAACATTCCCTTTGAATGCCATGCCGAAATCAGGAACGAAACGGTTTGTCTTAATTCATCTGCCTTTGCGGTGAATTTGGCCAAGAAGCATAATTCCCGCTTGCATGTTCTTCATATTTCCACCGCCGAAGAATTGAATCTTTTCAGAAACGATATTCCTCTGAAAGACAAAAGAATTACTGCCGAAGTATGTGTCCATCACCTGTGGTTTGATAAGAGTGATTATGCCTCATTAGGCAGCAAAATCAAGTGCAACCCGGCTATCAAAGAAGCGCGGCATAAGGCCGCTCTGTTTCAAGCTATGCTGGATGATCGCTTAGACATCATCGCGACCGACCATGCGCCACATACGATGGAGGAAAAGAACAATACTTATCTGAAAGCACCTTCCGGTTTGCCTTTGATTCAACATGCACTCAACATGATGTTAGAGTTTTATCATGACGGAAAAATTTCGTTGGAGAAGATTGCAGACAAAATGTGTCACAAACCGGCTGAATGTTTTCAAATCAAAGACCGCGGCTATGTGCGCGAAGGATATTACGCCGATCTGGCGCTGATTGACATCCACAAAACATGGAAGGTGAATCAGGAAAACATACTCTACAAATGTAAATGGAGCCCATTTGAAGGAAAAGAATTCAGGGGCAAAGTGGAAAAGACTTTTGTGAATGGCAACTTAGTTTACGACCAAGGACTATTTACTGAATCCATAAAAGGAGAAAGGTTAGCGTTTGACCGCAAATAG
- a CDS encoding Nif3-like dinuclear metal center hexameric protein → MKIKDITDFLELIAPLHFQESYDNSGLIVGDKNASVKKALVTLDVTEDVVQEAIREKCQLIIAHHPIIFSGIKKLNGTNYVERVIINAIKNDIAIYAIHTNLDNVLEGVNAKICEQLDLRDCRILLPKKNLLKKIFTFIPVQHHEQVSRAIFNAGAGHIGNYSETSFNSSGSGTFRGNNSSNPAVGKKGVLEKVEEIKFEAIFPAHLEQAVINALIQAHPYEEVAYDIVALENSFSKVGSGMVGSLKKPMDEMSFLKMVKKQLKTKVIRYTELRKKPIEKVAVCGGSGRFLLNQAIAANADVFITADFKYHDFFDAENKIVVADIGHYESEQFTKELLTQRILDNFPRFAALISETNTNPINYL, encoded by the coding sequence ATGAAGATAAAGGACATCACAGATTTTCTGGAACTCATAGCCCCCCTGCATTTTCAGGAAAGCTATGATAACAGTGGGCTGATTGTGGGAGACAAAAATGCCTCGGTGAAAAAGGCTTTAGTAACACTGGATGTAACTGAAGATGTGGTTCAGGAGGCTATCCGAGAAAAATGCCAGTTAATTATTGCCCACCATCCCATTATTTTCAGCGGTATAAAGAAGTTGAATGGGACAAATTATGTGGAGCGGGTAATCATCAATGCCATTAAAAACGACATAGCCATCTACGCCATCCATACAAACCTTGACAACGTATTAGAAGGAGTGAATGCGAAAATCTGCGAACAACTTGACCTGCGAGATTGCCGCATTCTATTGCCGAAAAAGAATCTGCTGAAAAAGATATTCACCTTCATTCCCGTTCAGCATCATGAACAGGTGAGTCGGGCAATATTCAACGCCGGGGCCGGGCATATCGGCAACTACAGCGAAACATCTTTCAATTCCTCTGGCAGCGGAACTTTTCGCGGCAACAACTCAAGTAACCCGGCAGTAGGCAAAAAGGGAGTGTTGGAAAAGGTGGAGGAAATAAAATTTGAAGCCATTTTCCCTGCGCATTTAGAGCAAGCGGTCATTAATGCCTTAATACAAGCTCATCCTTATGAAGAAGTGGCTTATGATATTGTTGCGCTTGAGAACTCTTTTTCCAAAGTGGGAAGTGGAATGGTGGGAAGCCTAAAAAAACCAATGGATGAAATGTCCTTTTTGAAAATGGTGAAGAAGCAATTAAAAACTAAGGTGATACGCTATACGGAATTGAGGAAAAAGCCGATAGAAAAAGTGGCTGTCTGCGGCGGTTCGGGAAGGTTTCTGTTAAATCAAGCCATTGCCGCCAACGCAGATGTTTTTATCACTGCCGATTTCAAATATCATGACTTTTTTGATGCGGAAAACAAAATCGTTGTGGCGGACATTGGACATTACGAAAGTGAACAATTTACAAAAGAACTCCTCACCCAAAGAATTTTGGATAATTTTCCTAGATTTGCCGCCCTGATTTCCGAAACAAATACAAATCCAATCAATTACTTATAA
- a CDS encoding carboxypeptidase regulatory-like domain-containing protein — MSQSESAKARYRCTQAALYSGCEIVGDNLDNNESLFSALKGKYAGGAVSNALRAAITAARALPDEDARGEASEILRIELKALNDKCLLNWQTLKRYIEDELSFSKLTWKPRLEAAGFNNYNKAGNGNWEFTITMNDAAMLFMTENTATLDAGGQNMPGAFPGQYATDALAYEDKYEAFMDARETGSATQAKILANNAAYAIAIEVCKDGDIIGKNDFEIAKLFTWAAIQRNINPPGSAAITIQVTNSTDNTPVANASIRLHSEDEDIIDTNLATDAEGVATASNIDPTRYEVTITATGCHTRITLKDINTGTHARLKMRLVPVVVEP, encoded by the coding sequence ATGTCACAATCCGAATCCGCCAAAGCAAGATATCGTTGTACACAAGCCGCTCTCTACAGCGGATGTGAAATTGTAGGCGATAACCTTGACAACAACGAAAGTCTTTTCTCCGCCCTAAAAGGGAAATACGCCGGTGGCGCTGTCTCCAATGCGCTTCGCGCCGCCATCACCGCCGCCCGCGCCCTGCCCGACGAAGATGCGCGTGGCGAAGCCTCCGAAATTCTTCGCATCGAACTCAAGGCGCTAAACGACAAGTGCCTCCTCAACTGGCAAACCCTCAAACGGTATATAGAGGACGAACTTTCTTTTTCTAAACTCACCTGGAAGCCGCGCCTCGAAGCCGCCGGTTTCAACAACTATAACAAAGCCGGTAATGGCAACTGGGAATTCACCATCACCATGAACGACGCGGCCATGCTCTTTATGACCGAAAACACGGCTACCCTCGATGCCGGTGGACAAAACATGCCCGGTGCTTTCCCCGGACAATATGCCACTGATGCCTTGGCTTATGAAGATAAATATGAGGCCTTCATGGATGCCCGCGAAACCGGTTCGGCTACGCAAGCCAAAATCTTGGCCAACAACGCCGCCTATGCTATCGCCATCGAAGTCTGTAAAGACGGAGACATTATTGGCAAAAATGATTTTGAAATCGCCAAACTCTTTACTTGGGCAGCCATTCAGCGTAACATCAACCCGCCGGGTTCTGCCGCTATCACCATACAAGTCACTAACAGCACCGACAATACACCGGTTGCCAATGCCTCTATCCGTCTCCATTCTGAAGACGAAGACATAATTGACACAAACCTCGCCACCGACGCCGAAGGAGTGGCAACGGCATCAAACATAGACCCTACGCGCTATGAAGTGACCATCACCGCCACCGGCTGCCATACCCGAATAACACTAAAAGACATCAACACCGGCACCCACGCTAGGTTAAAGATGCGACTGGTACCGGTGGTCGTTGAACCGTAA
- a CDS encoding DUF4199 domain-containing protein has translation MYLKIIVRYSVLLSLLMLLWLSLEYMVGLHDRFIAYQPYVTLLAVGISIFCIHRALIEVQKEALHRLTFRQAFVIGFIITLISAVLAIPVQIIFHQLINPDFFQNMKEYSVKHAIELNEDVERAKLQAESYFNLTSYLLQSVLGTLVSGTVISLVLAWWKSRKRR, from the coding sequence ATGTATCTGAAAATTATAGTTCGGTACTCAGTGCTGCTCAGTCTGTTGATGTTGCTGTGGCTGTCACTGGAATATATGGTAGGTCTGCACGACCGATTTATTGCCTATCAACCATACGTTACGTTGTTAGCGGTGGGCATTTCTATATTTTGCATTCATCGGGCGCTAATAGAAGTGCAGAAGGAAGCACTTCACCGTTTAACGTTTCGACAGGCATTTGTAATAGGCTTTATCATTACTTTGATTTCGGCAGTTCTGGCTATACCTGTTCAGATCATCTTTCACCAGTTGATTAATCCAGATTTTTTCCAGAACATGAAGGAGTATTCGGTGAAACACGCTATTGAGCTAAATGAAGATGTAGAAAGAGCAAAATTGCAGGCGGAAAGTTATTTTAATCTCACCTCATACCTCCTGCAATCCGTGTTGGGTACTTTGGTTAGCGGCACAGTTATTTCATTGGTGTTGGCTTGGTGGAAGAGTAGGAAGCGTAGATAG
- the lpxK gene encoding tetraacyldisaccharide 4'-kinase: MNTVSKILLYPFALVFGLITGFRNFLYDKKYFKSLRFDFPVISVGNLSMGGTGKTPHIEYLIFQLQYLYKVATLSRGYGRKGHGFVLADAHTPASQIGDEPRQFKLKYPETIVAVCEDRVLGIPSILNSHPETEVILLDDAFQHRGVRAGLSILITEYANLFTRDHLFPVGWLRESKKNYRRADMIIVSKCPSELSVIERDSLIRELKPLPYQRIYFSTLEYGTVYSFFELGNKIQVSKDTDVLLVCGIARFDALKGHLDNLARKVYVRDYKDHHSFDQYDLEAIRETFHNLGEVKKVLVTTEKDAARFEEHGAWFLKNKLEIFVQPIAVRFLFSDGERFTDDVLQFITSTKQKN, from the coding sequence ATCAATACCGTTTCAAAAATACTTCTTTATCCTTTTGCTCTTGTTTTCGGCCTGATTACCGGTTTTAGAAATTTTCTCTACGACAAGAAATATTTCAAATCGTTGCGTTTTGATTTTCCGGTCATCTCTGTAGGGAACCTGTCTATGGGTGGCACGGGCAAGACTCCTCATATTGAATATCTGATCTTTCAGTTACAATATCTTTATAAAGTTGCCACTCTAAGTCGTGGATACGGCAGAAAAGGGCATGGTTTTGTATTGGCAGATGCCCATACACCCGCTTCCCAGATTGGTGATGAACCCCGGCAGTTCAAATTGAAGTACCCCGAAACAATCGTGGCCGTTTGCGAAGACCGCGTATTAGGGATTCCCTCCATTCTGAACAGCCATCCCGAAACGGAGGTTATTTTGCTCGATGATGCCTTTCAACATCGAGGGGTGCGTGCGGGCCTTTCAATTTTAATCACTGAATATGCTAACCTTTTTACTCGCGACCATCTATTTCCAGTGGGCTGGCTGCGCGAATCCAAAAAGAATTATCGCCGTGCAGATATGATTATTGTTTCCAAATGCCCTTCGGAATTATCGGTGATAGAAAGAGATAGCCTGATTCGGGAACTAAAGCCCTTACCTTACCAAAGGATTTATTTTTCCACTCTTGAATATGGGACAGTCTATTCTTTTTTCGAGCTTGGAAACAAAATTCAGGTGTCAAAAGATACAGATGTCTTACTTGTTTGCGGTATTGCCCGCTTCGATGCTTTGAAAGGCCATCTTGATAATTTGGCGCGCAAAGTATATGTCCGCGATTATAAGGACCACCATAGTTTTGATCAATATGATTTGGAAGCCATTCGCGAAACCTTCCACAATTTAGGTGAAGTCAAGAAGGTATTGGTCACCACAGAAAAGGATGCAGCGCGATTCGAAGAACACGGGGCTTGGTTTTTGAAGAATAAATTGGAAATCTTTGTGCAGCCGATTGCAGTCCGATTTTTATTTAGCGATGGGGAAAGATTCACCGATGATGTACTTCAATTTATCACTTCTACCAAACAAAAAAACTGA
- a CDS encoding sugar MFS transporter yields MKTFSSGNSSGLTATLILGSLFFIFGFITWLNGTLIQYLRIACELTTFESLFVAFAFYISYFVMALPSSWLLRKTGFKKGMMLGLLVMAVGALLFIPAAMTRTYGLFLTGLFVIGTGLSILQTASNPYVTIVGPIESAAMRISIMGIFNKAAGVLAPIILGAIVLSDADVLVKELQTMNIVEKTARLDELAQRVILPYSLMAAALTVLGIAIRFSPLPEIEEGKDENASISDKTSVLQFPHLMLGVAALFLYVGVEVLAGDTIGSYGQSQGIQLSETKNFTAYTLIAMLVGYVIGIFTIPRFITQAKALAYSSIVGILFSIMAIQTEGYVSVLFIALLGLANALMWPAIWPLAIEGLGKFTKTGSALLIMAIAGGALLPLAYGRMADIDFIGAREAYWILVPCYLFILYYSVYGHKLRSWKR; encoded by the coding sequence GTGAAAACATTCTCATCGGGCAACTCCTCTGGCCTAACAGCCACCCTTATTCTCGGCTCCCTATTTTTTATTTTCGGATTCATCACTTGGCTGAATGGCACGCTGATTCAATATCTGCGTATTGCCTGTGAACTCACCACTTTCGAATCGCTCTTTGTTGCCTTTGCTTTTTACATCTCCTACTTTGTCATGGCTTTGCCTTCGTCTTGGCTGTTGCGCAAAACAGGATTCAAAAAAGGAATGATGCTGGGCTTGCTGGTGATGGCAGTGGGCGCTTTGCTATTTATTCCAGCCGCTATGACACGCACCTATGGCTTGTTTCTCACCGGACTATTTGTAATCGGCACCGGTCTTTCAATCTTGCAAACTGCTTCCAATCCTTATGTAACTATTGTCGGCCCTATTGAAAGTGCGGCTATGCGAATCAGCATCATGGGGATTTTCAATAAAGCCGCCGGAGTGTTGGCCCCTATAATTCTCGGCGCGATTGTATTATCTGACGCAGATGTCTTGGTCAAAGAATTGCAAACGATGAACATTGTCGAGAAAACAGCGCGATTAGATGAATTAGCGCAGCGGGTAATTCTACCATACTCCCTCATGGCTGCTGCCTTAACCGTTTTAGGAATTGCCATTCGGTTTTCGCCACTGCCCGAAATTGAAGAAGGGAAAGACGAAAACGCTTCGATAAGCGACAAGACTTCCGTATTGCAGTTTCCTCATTTAATGTTGGGTGTGGCCGCCTTGTTTCTATATGTGGGGGTAGAAGTGCTGGCCGGCGATACGATTGGTAGTTACGGACAATCGCAGGGCATACAACTATCGGAAACGAAAAACTTTACCGCCTATACATTGATCGCCATGCTGGTTGGTTATGTAATCGGCATTTTCACCATTCCGCGCTTTATCACGCAAGCCAAAGCCTTGGCTTATTCTTCCATTGTGGGCATCCTATTTAGCATAATGGCTATTCAGACAGAAGGCTATGTTTCGGTTTTGTTTATTGCCCTGCTGGGTTTGGCAAACGCCCTGATGTGGCCCGCTATCTGGCCGCTTGCCATAGAAGGTTTGGGGAAATTTACCAAGACCGGTTCTGCTTTATTGATTATGGCCATCGCCGGAGGAGCCTTGCTGCCGCTGGCTTATGGAAGAATGGCAGATATAGATTTTATCGGTGCCAGAGAAGCCTATTGGATCTTGGTCCCCTGCTATTTATTTATTCTTTATTACAGCGTTTATGGCCATAAACTGCGAAGTTGGAAACGCTAA